TTTGGATGAGGTGGTCGAGGAATCGCAGGACATGCTGTCGGATATCCTGGAGACAATGGAGAATCACCGCCAGCAGATCGGCGAGGAGATTCGCAAGGCGATCGAGGAACAACACTACATGGGCAAGTGCCCGGACTGTGGTGCCGACCTCAAGGTCATCAGGGCCAAGTTCGGCAAGCCCTTTGTCGGCTGCTCCAACTATCCCGAGTGCAAGCGCATCTATCAGTATCCGCCGTCCGCATTGGTGCAGCCGACCGGTGAAGTGTGCACGGTGTGCCGCTCCCCGATGGTCCGAGTGGTTCGCCGCGGGCAGCCGCCCCAGGTCCACTGCCTCGACCCGGCCTGCGAGAGCAACCGCGAGCGGACTACCGCAGGCTCCTGCCCCAAGTGCGGTAAGGACCTCCGCGTCCTCTACTCGAGGGCCGGCAAGCGGTTCCTAGGATGCTCTGGCTATCCCGAGTGCAAGCAGACCTATCCCCTGCCCCAGTTCGGCAAGTTCTCCGCCACCGGCGAGAAGTGCGAGCAGTGCGGGGCGCCCATCCTCCAGATCTGGATGAGGGGACAGTCATGGAAGTCCTGCGCGGACATGGAGTGCCCCTCCAAGGGCAAGGACAAGAAGGAGAGCGCGAAAACAAAAGCCGCCCCCAAGAAGAAGGCGACGGCCAAGAAGACCACCGCCAAAAAGCCAGCGACCAAGAAAACGTCGAAGAAGGCTAGTGAAACTACCTCGCCATCGACCGAATAGGCTCATCCTTTTTTTTAAACAGGGCAAGGGGCGCTACAGAGATCTTGCCAGATGGCCTAGCGCGTCCCCGTCCACCCGGTACACGGTCCAATCGTCCATCGGCCGGGCGCCCAGACGCTTATAGAACCTGATCGAGGGTTCGTTCCGATCGAGGCACCACCAGTCGAGTCGACCGCAGCCCCGCTCTAGGGCGATCCTCGCCAAGCATGCCAGCATCGCCCTTCCCAGACCCCTGCCGCGGTACCGCTCATCAACGAACAGGTCCTCGAGATACAGGTTGGCCTTTCCCAGGAAGGTCGAGAAGTTATGGAAGAACAGGGCGAAGGCCACTGGCATTCCCTCAAATTCGCCGATGATGACGTCTGCCTGATGCTTAGCGAAAAGGGAGTCGAGGAGAGTCCCTTCATCGGCGATGACCTCGCTCGAAAGGCCTTCGTACTCGGCCAATCGCCTGATGAATGTTAGGATCAGGGCGGTATCGCTCTCTCCTGCTTCACGGATCACGAATTCAGGGATGCTGGTCGGGTACACCTTCGTCATTGCTCCACCGACCCATCGGGCGAGGGAACGGAGTATGGCATGGGGTAAGGGTCAGTTGTGTTCGTGGCCATGGTCGTGGCTATGCTCATGGTGGTGCTCATGGTGATGATGATCGTCCCCATGGGAGTGATCATGTTCCTTCCCCAGGTCCTCCAATGTCAGATGGCCACCAGGCAGGGACAGCTCCTGCCTCACCAGGGGGTCGACGATCTCCTGTATCCTGCTCCTCTTCAGCCCGTACAGCAGGACGTTGATGATGATCTCAAGCTCTTCGACGCCCTCGTCCAGATGGCCCCGGGCCTGAGGCTTGCTGGAGGCATCGACGACACTCACCGCCAGGAACCCCTTGCCCTCGGTCTCCACGATGCACTTGATGTGGCCGATGAGGTCCGCCCCTGAACGCATGCATTCCGACGCGATCTTAGCCAGGAGGCCCTCGATCCGGCGGGTCAGTTCGACGGAGGACACTCCATCGTGAAGATGAAGGTCGGCGCCCACGGCGTAGGCCGAGAAATCAGGAGTGATCATGCCATCACCATCGCATCTATGACCTTGTCCACGTTGGTCCCCTCGGTCGCGGAGATGGGGATGATCGGCTTCATGTTGTTTATTTCTCTCAGCTGGGCGATCATCCGCTCGATCTCCGGAGCATTGACGGCATCCATCTTGTTAATGAGTATCAGGTCGGCGGCCTTCACCTGATTGGTGAGCGGTCGTCCCAAGGCTTTGAGTATGACATCGAAGCGGGAAGCGTCGACGATGACCGCGGACGTGATGCGACTCAGGCCGTTCCCTTCATACATGGTCATCGCGCTGACTATGGCTGAGGGGTCCGCGACCCCGGTCGGTTCGATCACGATGAGATCGGGAGCGATCGTGGCCTCGATGTCCTGTACCGTCTGCAGCAGGTCCGCTCCCAGGGTGCAGCAGATGCAGCCGCTGGCCAGTTCTTTGACATTGAGCCCATATTTGCTCATGACCTTGCCGTCGATCCCCACCGTTCCGAAATCATTGACGATCACGACCACTTTCTTCCCGGTCCGTTCAATGATACGATCAATGACTGAGAGGACCAGAGTGGTCTTCCCCGAGCCTAGAAACCCCGCGATTACAAGCATCTCCATGCGCAGCACCTGACTATGTTGCGATTCGAAAAACGGTATATAACGATATGTCCGGAACGATGATTTACTGCCTTGACCCCGGGCGGTGATGGAACCTCTTCGGAAGGGCAGGCCGAACACTTGATTCATCCTGCTCCGCTTCGTCCAACCCGTGGTAATAGCGCTCCAACGCCTCCCTCTCCTCGGCGATGCGACGGTTGCGGCACCTGGAGCACTCTACGCGTTTGCCAAGATCCTGCTTTCTCCGGACAACATCGGTGTCCAGGTCGGCGATGGCGCCACAGCCGCAAAGGGCCTTGTTCATTGAGTTCGTACCAAACACAGGCTCTACCACCAGCAATGCTTGATTTCTCTGGATCGAACTCAGGCCATCCCATTCTGCCCCTTCGGACGATTCTCTACCTCGATGATCCCACGTTAGAGTCATAGCATTCGCTATCGTTATTTTATTTTTGTTCGATGAATATGTTGAGGCTGCACCACGATCGGAGGTTCCCCCATTCCGATAATGAAACGCAAAGCCCACAGGCCATGAACCTTAGGACATGCTTAAAGATTTCCATATCAGACCAGAGTTAAAGACTAAGACCTGACATACTGGCCACGTTCGGCTGATAACGCGTGATAAGCGCTTTTATATTAAAACGGCTCTACGGGTCGGAACCCCCGACGCTTCCCTTTAAGCGGTCCTCGCGGAGGCGGTAGGGAAATACCTTGACGTCGACCGGGATACCGTTCCGTACGCTCTGCGTGACTATACAGAAGTCCTCGAACAGATCGCGGCAGCGCTCGAACTTAGCCTCGTCCTCGACCTGGGGGAAGATCTTGACCGCCATTTGAGTGATGCGCAGCCGGCCCTTCTCGTTCCTCTCCAAGCTGGTCGATACCTCGGCGCAGATATTGGGCACCTCGGACCTCGACCTCTCCATGCAGAACACCAACGATGCACATAGGCAGTTACCGACCGCAGCGGCGAGAAGCTTGCCGGCGTTGGGGAACTCCCCCCCACCCAGGGGGGTGGGCTCGTCCATCATGATGTCTTCTATCTTGTCGTTATTGAAGGAGACTCTGAACTTGTAGCGCTCCACCCGGCTGATCTTGGTCAGGAACTCGGTCTCGTCCACTTAGAGCATCTCC
This genomic stretch from Methanomassiliicoccus sp. harbors:
- a CDS encoding GNAT family N-acetyltransferase; translation: MTKVYPTSIPEFVIREAGESDTALILTFIRRLAEYEGLSSEVIADEGTLLDSLFAKHQADVIIGEFEGMPVAFALFFHNFSTFLGKANLYLEDLFVDERYRGRGLGRAMLACLARIALERGCGRLDWWCLDRNEPSIRFYKRLGARPMDDWTVYRVDGDALGHLARSL
- a CDS encoding GTP-binding protein, translating into MEMLVIAGFLGSGKTTLVLSVIDRIIERTGKKVVVIVNDFGTVGIDGKVMSKYGLNVKELASGCICCTLGADLLQTVQDIEATIAPDLIVIEPTGVADPSAIVSAMTMYEGNGLSRITSAVIVDASRFDVILKALGRPLTNQVKAADLILINKMDAVNAPEIERMIAQLREINNMKPIIPISATEGTNVDKVIDAMVMA
- a CDS encoding OsmC family protein, which codes for MDETEFLTKISRVERYKFRVSFNNDKIEDIMMDEPTPLGGGEFPNAGKLLAAAVGNCLCASLVFCMERSRSEVPNICAEVSTSLERNEKGRLRITQMAVKIFPQVEDEAKFERCRDLFEDFCIVTQSVRNGIPVDVKVFPYRLREDRLKGSVGGSDP